Proteins encoded in a region of the Nicotiana tomentosiformis chromosome 9, ASM39032v3, whole genome shotgun sequence genome:
- the LOC104097133 gene encoding WAT1-related protein At2g39510-like isoform X1 produces the protein MSTRERLLKFVKEAQPYLAVILLQFGYAGSAIIAKSALNHGMSHFTFAVYRNAFATLVFAPFAIVLERKIRPNMTVSIFLKIMLLGLLEPVIDQNLYYTGLRYTTATFATAMCNVLPALTFMLAWILRLEKVNVRRLSSQAKIVGTTVTFGGAMIMTLIGGPTIGLPWTRHLLSTTTATSASLTELQPIKGALFIAAGCICWACFYNLQAITLKTYPAALSLTCLICSAGAVQGTALTLVAERGNTSIWSIHLDTKLLSYVYSGMVTSGVGYYVSGLIMKDKGPVFVTAFNPLNMVIVAILGSFILSEQLNLGRVLGGAIIVIGLYLVIWGKSKDQKLSKYSSTDDVEVEPVGKETSTTKSLNQTKAGDEAV, from the exons ATGTCAACAAGGGAAAGGCTATTGAAGTTTGTGAAGGAAGCACAGCCATATTTGGCAGTGATATTGTTGCAGTTTGGATATGCAGGATCAGCTATAATAGCTAAGTCTGCTCTAAATCATGGCATGAGCCATTTCACCTTTGCCGTCTACAGAAATGCTTTTGCCACTCTTGTCTTTGCTCCTTTTGCCATAGTCTTGGAAAG GAAAATAAGGCCAAACATGACTGTATCCATTTTCTTGAAGATTATGTTGCTGGGCTTACTGGA GCCAGTCATCGACCAGAACTTGTACTACACAGGGTTGAGATACACTACTGCAACTTTTGCAACGGCAATGTGCAATGTGCTTCCTGCCCTCACCTTTATGTTGGCTTGGATCCTAAG GCTTGAGAAGGTGAACGTAAGGAGATTATCAAGCCAAGCAAAAATAGTGGGAACAACAGTGACATTTGGTGGTGCCATGATTATGACACTAATTGGAGGACCTACAATTGGATTGCCCTGGACCAGACATCTCCTTTCTACTACAACTGCTACTAGCGCTTCTCTGACTGAGCTACAACCCATTAAGGGTGCTCTCTTCATCGCAGCAGGTTGTATCTGTTGGGCCTGCTTTTACAACCTTCAG GCAATTACCTTGAAGACATACCCTGCGGCATTATCGCTCACTTGTTTGATTTGCTCGGCGGGAGCGGTGCAAGGCACAGCTCTGACCCTTGTGGCTGAAAGGGGAAATACATCAATCTGGTCCATCCACTTGGACACTAAACTCTTATCTTACGTTTATAGT GGAATGGTCACTTCTGGAGTGGGCTATTATGTTTCTGGATTGATAATGAAGGATAAAGGGCCTGTTTTCGTCACTGCTTTTAATCCTCTAAACATGGTAATAGTCGCAATTTTGGGTTCATTCATTTTATCCGAGCAGCTAAACTTGGGAAG GGTTTTGGGAGGGGCAATCATTGTAATTGGACTGTATTTAGTAATATGGGGCAAGAGCAAGGACCAAAAATTGTCTAAGTACAGCAGCACTGACGATGTTGAAGTCGAACCTGTTGGTAAAGAAACATCTACAACGAAGTCTTTAAATCAGACAAAAGCTGGAGACGAAGCTGTTTAA
- the LOC104097133 gene encoding WAT1-related protein At2g39510-like isoform X3, with the protein MSTRERLLKFVKEAQPYLAVILLQFGYAGSAIIAKSALNHGMSHFTFAVYRNAFATLVFAPFAIVLERKIRPNMTVSIFLKIMLLGLLEPVIDQNLYYTGLRYTTATFATAMCNVLPALTFMLAWILRLEKVNVRRLSSQAKIVGTTVTFGGAMIMTLIGGPTIGLPWTRHLLSTTTATSASLTELQPIKGALFIAAGCICWACFYNLQAITLKTYPAALSLTCLICSAGAVQGTALTLVAERGNTSIWSIHLDTKLLSYVYSGMVTSGVGYYVSGLIMKDKGPVFVTAFNPLNMVIVAILGSFILSEQLNLGRGGCLIWCRMNI; encoded by the exons ATGTCAACAAGGGAAAGGCTATTGAAGTTTGTGAAGGAAGCACAGCCATATTTGGCAGTGATATTGTTGCAGTTTGGATATGCAGGATCAGCTATAATAGCTAAGTCTGCTCTAAATCATGGCATGAGCCATTTCACCTTTGCCGTCTACAGAAATGCTTTTGCCACTCTTGTCTTTGCTCCTTTTGCCATAGTCTTGGAAAG GAAAATAAGGCCAAACATGACTGTATCCATTTTCTTGAAGATTATGTTGCTGGGCTTACTGGA GCCAGTCATCGACCAGAACTTGTACTACACAGGGTTGAGATACACTACTGCAACTTTTGCAACGGCAATGTGCAATGTGCTTCCTGCCCTCACCTTTATGTTGGCTTGGATCCTAAG GCTTGAGAAGGTGAACGTAAGGAGATTATCAAGCCAAGCAAAAATAGTGGGAACAACAGTGACATTTGGTGGTGCCATGATTATGACACTAATTGGAGGACCTACAATTGGATTGCCCTGGACCAGACATCTCCTTTCTACTACAACTGCTACTAGCGCTTCTCTGACTGAGCTACAACCCATTAAGGGTGCTCTCTTCATCGCAGCAGGTTGTATCTGTTGGGCCTGCTTTTACAACCTTCAG GCAATTACCTTGAAGACATACCCTGCGGCATTATCGCTCACTTGTTTGATTTGCTCGGCGGGAGCGGTGCAAGGCACAGCTCTGACCCTTGTGGCTGAAAGGGGAAATACATCAATCTGGTCCATCCACTTGGACACTAAACTCTTATCTTACGTTTATAGT GGAATGGTCACTTCTGGAGTGGGCTATTATGTTTCTGGATTGATAATGAAGGATAAAGGGCCTGTTTTCGTCACTGCTTTTAATCCTCTAAACATGGTAATAGTCGCAATTTTGGGTTCATTCATTTTATCCGAGCAGCTAAACTTGGGAAG AGGAGGTTGTCTAATATGGTGCCGGATGAATATATAG
- the LOC104097133 gene encoding WAT1-related protein At2g39510-like isoform X2: protein MSTRERLLKFVKEAQPYLAVILLQFGYAGSAIIAKSALNHGMSHFTFAVYRNAFATLVFAPFAIVLERKIRPNMTVSIFLKIMLLGLLEPVIDQNLYYTGLRYTTATFATAMCNVLPALTFMLAWILRLEKVNVRRLSSQAKIVGTTVTFGGAMIMTLIGGPTIGLPWTRHLLSTTTATSASLTELQPIKGALFIAAGCICWACFYNLQAITLKTYPAALSLTCLICSAGAVQGTALTLVAERGNTSIWSIHLDTKLLSYVYSGMVTSGVGYYVSGLIMKDKGPVFVTAFNPLNMVIVAILGSFILSEQLNLGSNVACKGGCLIWCRMNI, encoded by the exons ATGTCAACAAGGGAAAGGCTATTGAAGTTTGTGAAGGAAGCACAGCCATATTTGGCAGTGATATTGTTGCAGTTTGGATATGCAGGATCAGCTATAATAGCTAAGTCTGCTCTAAATCATGGCATGAGCCATTTCACCTTTGCCGTCTACAGAAATGCTTTTGCCACTCTTGTCTTTGCTCCTTTTGCCATAGTCTTGGAAAG GAAAATAAGGCCAAACATGACTGTATCCATTTTCTTGAAGATTATGTTGCTGGGCTTACTGGA GCCAGTCATCGACCAGAACTTGTACTACACAGGGTTGAGATACACTACTGCAACTTTTGCAACGGCAATGTGCAATGTGCTTCCTGCCCTCACCTTTATGTTGGCTTGGATCCTAAG GCTTGAGAAGGTGAACGTAAGGAGATTATCAAGCCAAGCAAAAATAGTGGGAACAACAGTGACATTTGGTGGTGCCATGATTATGACACTAATTGGAGGACCTACAATTGGATTGCCCTGGACCAGACATCTCCTTTCTACTACAACTGCTACTAGCGCTTCTCTGACTGAGCTACAACCCATTAAGGGTGCTCTCTTCATCGCAGCAGGTTGTATCTGTTGGGCCTGCTTTTACAACCTTCAG GCAATTACCTTGAAGACATACCCTGCGGCATTATCGCTCACTTGTTTGATTTGCTCGGCGGGAGCGGTGCAAGGCACAGCTCTGACCCTTGTGGCTGAAAGGGGAAATACATCAATCTGGTCCATCCACTTGGACACTAAACTCTTATCTTACGTTTATAGT GGAATGGTCACTTCTGGAGTGGGCTATTATGTTTCTGGATTGATAATGAAGGATAAAGGGCCTGTTTTCGTCACTGCTTTTAATCCTCTAAACATGGTAATAGTCGCAATTTTGGGTTCATTCATTTTATCCGAGCAGCTAAACTTGGGAAG TAACGTTGCGTGCAAAGGAGGTTGTCTAATATGGTGCCGGATGAATATATAG